The Chordicoccus furentiruminis DNA window CGATGAAAAGCCCGGACTTACCGGGGAGCAAATGCTCGCAGGCGTGGATGAGCCCGGTGAGGTGACGGTCTGCGCCGGAACGCTTCCGGAAAACATCGCGCATGCTCTCGATCTCATTGTCATGAGTCCCGGTGTGCCGGTGGATCTTCCCCGCGTCCGTGCCTGGAAGGAAGCCGGCCTTCCGGTGATCGGCGAGGTGGAGCTTGCGTACCGGGCCGGACATGGGCGCGTGCTGGCAGTGACCGGAACAAACGGAAAAACGACGACGACTTCTCTTCTCGGTGATATCATGCGGGCAGCCGTTCCCGAGGTCTTTGTGGTCGGAAACATCGGAAACGCGTACACGGGAGCCGCACTCAGGACGACAGAGCGATCGACGGTCGTCGCCGAGATCAGCAGCTTTCAGCTTGAGACGATCGATACGTTCCGTCCGGATGTGAGCGCGATTCTGAACATCACCGAAGACCATATGAACCGGCATCACACGATGGAGGAGTACATCCGGGTCAAGGAGATGATCACGAAGAACCAGGATCGGACAAACACCTGCGTGCTGAATTACGAGGATCCGGTCCTGAGAGAGTTTGCGGCCGGATGTCCCGCGAAAGTGCGCTTTTTCTCGTCGAAGCATACGCTTGACGAGGGCGTATATCTCGACGGCAATGAAATCGTGATCGCGGAACACGGGAGGAAAACGCCGGTTGTGGATGTCACGGCGCTGAAACTGATCGGAATGCATAACTACGAGAATGTGATGGCGGCAGTCGCGATGGCCGCGAGCGCCGGAGTGGATCTGAACCTCATCGCGGATACGGCGCGCCGTTTCCGCCCGGTGGAGCACCGGATCGAATATGTGGATGAGAAGCGGGGCGTGATCTGGTACAATGACTCAAAGGGAACCAATCCGGACGCGGCGATCCGGGGCATTGAGGCGATGAGCCGACCGACTTTTCTGATTGCGGGAGGTTACGACAAACAGTCTGACTATGATCCCTGGATCCGGAGCTTTGGAGGGCGCGTGAAGAAGCTGGTGCTGGAAGGAGCGACAAAGGACAATATCCGTGTTTCCGCGGTTGCCCTCGGATTTCCTGAAGAAGATATTGTGATGTGCGGGAACATGCACGAGGCGATGGACTACTGCCGCGACCATGCGGAGGAAGGCGATGCGGTGCTGCTGTCCCCGGCCTGTGCGTCATGGGGCGAGTTCCCGAATTACGAAGTGCGAGGAGACGTGTTCAAGGAATATGTCAGGAAAGAGGTCTAAGGCACGGCGGAGACGGCGCCGTGCGCGCCGATTCGTTCTCCGGTTTTTATTTTTCGCGGCGGTGCTGGCGGCGCTTGCGTTTGTGTTTCAGCTGAAGACGGTTGTCGTGCGGGGGAATCTTCACGAGACGCCGGAAGAGATCACGGAGATGATTCTGTCACGGCCGGTTTTCGGGAATACGCTGCTGGCCAAAGCGTTCAACACGAACCGCAGGATTGAATCGGATGGATTTGTGGAAAAGCTTGACGTCAGGATCCTGTCGCCGGACACGATTCGCGTGTACGTGACCGAGCGGAATTTTGTCGGCTGCCTCACCAGCGGAGGACGGTGGTGGTATTTCGACAGCGCCGGCGCTGTCCGGGCCAGTGCGCTGAGCCGGACGGACGGGGAGCAGATTCCGCCTGTAGAGGGACTTGAGCTGGGAAGCGATCCTGCAGTCGGAAAAGCACTCCCGATTACCAATACAAAAGTTTTCTCCATGCTCGGCGTTCTGAGCAATCTGGTTTCGGCAGATTCGACGCTTATGCCTGATATGGTGACGTTTGACGGCAAGAGCAGCATGACGCTGACATACGGGGATATCACCGTTCTGCTGGGTACGGGGGAAAAGCTGGAACTGCGGATCCGGAAAATGGGCGAAGTGCTGCCGGCGATTGAGGGAAAATACAAGGGGACGCTTCATCTCGAGACGTATGACGGATCTCAGAGCAATCTGATCTTTGATCCGTCCGGCTCCTGAGACAGCTTCCGAGTTTTAACAAATTCGAAATTAATCTTGATAAAAGAGCCTAAACACTATATCATTTATCTATGTTTGACATAAGATGACGAAAGTCTTTCCATATAGCGTCTGAGTCCTTTGGAAGGGAAAAAGGAGGAGCATTTTGTTAGAGATTACATCGAATGAAGCCGAATCCGAGGCCCGTATCATCGTTGTCGGTGTAGGCGGAGCCGGCAACAATGCTGTCAACCGGATGGTGGACGAGACCATCGGCGGCGTCGAATTCGTTGGAGTGAACACTGACAAGCAGGCGCTTTCACTTTGCAAGGCGCCGACGATCGTGCAGATCGGGGAAAAGGTGACGAAGGGTCTCGGCGCCGGCGCGAAGCCGGAAGTCGGAGAACAGGCTGCGACCGAGAGTGCGGAAGAGATCAAGCAGACTCTGACAGGCGCGGATATGGTTTTTGTGACCTGCGGTATGGGCGGCGGTACCGGGACAGGCGGCGCGCCGGTTGTGGCGAGCATCGCGAAGGAGCTCGGGTGCCTGACTGTCGGCGTTGTCACAAAGCCTTTCCGATTTGAGGCGAACAAGCGGATGGAGAACGCGATGCGAGGCATCGAGAAGCTGCAGCAGAGCGTGGATACGCTGATCGTGATCCCGAATGACAGGCTTCTTGACATTGTCGATCGAAGAACGACGATGCCGGAAGCACTGAAGAAAGCAGATGAAGTTCTTCAGCAGGCGGTGCAGGGCATTACGGACCTGATCAATCAGCCGGCCCTCATCAATCTTGACTTCGCAGATGTTCAGACGGTTATGACGAACGGCGGGATCGCGCATATCGGTATCGGCGAGTCGAAGGGCGACGACAAGGCACTTGAGGCTGTGCAGCAGGCGGTGCAGAGCCCGCTCCTCGAGACATCGATTCAGGGTGCGAAGAATGTCATCATCAATATCCGCGGCGATATTTCCCTCATGGACGCCAATGACGCCGCCAGCTATGTCCAGCAGATGGTAGGCGATGACGCCAATATCATCTTCGGCGCAATGTATGATGACTCGGAGGTTGATACCTGCAAGATTACGGTGATCGCGACCGGACTTCAGGACGCGGACAAGATCGCGCGGGAGCAGGCGGCGAAGAAAGCCAGAGAAGCGAAGAAGGCCAGAGAAGCGAAGCAGCCGTTCCAGAGTTCCTTCACGGCGCCGACCTTTACGGCACCGACTTTCACGGCTCCGAACTTCAAGGCCCAGAAGTCTCCGAAGGCGGATACGGCTCCGATGACGCTCCAGCAGCCGAAGATCCAAAGTACGGTACAGAAGCAGGATATCCAGATCCCGGATTTCCTTAAGAACAGGAACCACTGATGAAGTGTCCATACTGCGGCAACCCGGATACACGGGTCGTCGATTCAAGACCGGTGGATGATAATTCATCGATCCGCAGACGGCGGGTCTGCGATGAGTGCGGCAGGCGGTTTACCTCCTATGAGCGCGTGGAGATGGTTCCGCTTGTTGTAATAAAAAAAGACAGGACGAGAGAGATATTCGACCGCTCAAAGATAGAGGCCGGTGTGCTTCGCGCCTGTCACAAACGACCGATTTCCGCCCAGCAGGTTCATGATCTTGTGGACAATGTCGAGACGGAGATCTATAACCGCGGCGAGCGGGAGGTTTCCAGCACGGAAATCGGTGAGCTGGTGATGGACCGCCTCAAGGATCTGGATCCGGTGGCGTACGTTCGCTTCGCCAGTGTGTACCGCGAATTCAAGGACGCGGCCACCTTTATGGATGAACTGAAGAAGCTGCTGGAGTGATGGCGGCGGAATTATAAGAGAAGCCGGGGGCGGAAGCCTCCGGCTTCCCTTATGACGGACACAGGACGGACCGGTTTCCAGCCGGTCAAAACTCCACCCACAAGCAGGCTATCTATGCTATAATGGCACCAGATTGAACGTGTGCGCAACAGGATGGCACCCGGCTCCGGCCCGGAAGAAAAGACGATCGGCGGGGAGGAAACGGCTGCCTTGTGTTTGCGTGCACCGAATGACCAGTCATGTGGAGGTACGGATGAGAAGGGTACTGCTGAAGCTGAGCGGAGAGGCGCTCGCAGGTGAGAAGAAGACAGGTTTTGACGAGGAAACGGTGACTCGGGTTGCCGTTCAGGTAAAGGAGATCCTCGCTGAAGGCATTCAGGTGGCGATCGTGATCGGCGGGGGCAATTTCTGGCGCGGACGGACATCTCATGCCATCGACCGCACAAAGGCCGATCAGATCGGGATGCTGGCGACCGTCATGAACTGCATCTATGTGTCGGAAATTTTCCGCTCACAGGGAATGAGGACAAACGTGATGACGCCTTTTGCCGTTGGCGCGTTTACAGAGCTGTTTTCGAAGGATCGTGCAGTGGAACTGCTTGAGCAGGGAGAGGTTGTGTTTTTTGCGGGAGGCACCGGTCATCCGTATTTTTCGACGGATACAGGAGTCGTACTGCGGGCCATCGAGATGGAAGCGGACGAGATCCTGCTGGCAAAGGCGGTCGACGGCGTTTACGACAGTGATCCGAAGACCAACCCCGATGCGAGGAAGTATGATTCGGTTTCCATCGACGAGGTCGTGGAGAAGCAGCTCGGCGTGGTCGACGGGGCGGCGGCCGTGATGGCGAAGGAAAACCGGATGCCGATGCTCGTCTTCGGATTGAACGGCGAGAACAGCATCGCGAAGGCGGCCCGCGGCGTGGTCAGCGGAACCAGAGTGACAGTCTGACGAACGGCTGCAAACGACGAAAGGAAGGACTGTAAGATGAACGAGAGACTGAAGATCTATGATGAGAAGATGACAAAAACGATGAAGAGCCTGGAGAGCGAGCTGCAGGCAGTCCGCGCAGGACGGGCGAATCCGCATGTCCTTGACAGGATCATGGTGGATTACTACGGCTCGCCGACCGCGATTCAGCAGGTCGCGAATGTGCAGGTGCCGGAGGCCCGTATGATCACCATCACACCCTGGGAGCCGAAGATGGTGAAGGCGATCAACAAGGCGATTCTTACATCTGATCTGGGAATCAATCCCTCGGATGACGGGCGCGTGATCCGCCTGGTGTTCCCTGAGCTGACCGAGGACCGGAGAAAGCAGCTTGTCAAAGACGTGAAGAAAAAGGGCGAGGGCGCCAAAGTGGCGGTGCGGAATATCCGCCGGGACGGCAACGAGATGCTGAAGAAGCTGAAAAAATCCGAGGAGGTTTCCGAGGACGAGGTCAGCGATGACGAGGAGCAGCTTCAGAAGATGACAGACCGGTACATCAAAAAAATCGACACCGCCATCGAGGAAAAGACGAAGGAGCTGATGACAATCTGATGAAGCGGATCGCTGTTCTTGGCTCGACCGGGTCGATCGGCACACAGACACTTGATGTCGTGCGGATGCACCCGGATCTTCTCCGTGTCACCGCACTTGGGTGCGGCCGTTCCATTGAACTTCTGGAGAAGCAGATTCGTGAATTTCATCCTGCTGTCGCGGCTGTCTTTGACCGGAAGGCGGCGGAGGATCTGAGAGCCCGGGTGAAGGATCTGCCCGTTCGTGTCGTGAGCGGCATGGACGGACTGATCGCGATGTGTTCCTCGGATGACGTCGACGTTGTGGTTACCGGGATCGTCGGCATGATCGGGATCCGTCCGACGATCGCCGCAATTGAGGCGGGGAAGGATATCGCGCTGGCGAACAAAGAGACCTGCGTGACGGCGGGACATATCATCATGCCGCTGGCCCGGAAGCATCAGGTCAGGATCCTGCCCGTGGATTCGGAGCATTCGGCGATTTTTCAGTCCCTTCAGGGGAGGGCCGGATCCCGGATCGGACGGATTATTCTGACAGCGTCCGGAGGACCGTTCCGCCGCATGACGGCAGAGCAGCTCTCTCAGGTGACGGTAAAGGAAGCACTGGCCCATCCGACATGGAGCATGGGACCGAAGGTGACCATCGATTCGGCCTCTATGGTTAATAAAGGACTGGAGGTCATCGAAGCCTGCTGGCTGTTTAACGTGACGCCGGATCAGGTTGAAGTGGTGATTCAGCCTCAGAGCGCGATCCATTCGGCAGTGGAGTATGAGGACGGATCCATTCTCGCTCAGATGGGCGTATCGGATATGAGGATCCCGATTCAGTACGCGCTGACCTGGCCGGAGCATCTTCCTTCGCCGGCCGCGCAGCTGGATTTGTTCGCTCTTGGCCATCTTGATTTTGAACGGCCGCGAGATGATTTGTTCCGGGGACTGCCGCTGGCGATATCGGCCGCCCGCACAGGCGGATCGATGCCGTGCGTATTCAACGCGGCGAACGAGTGGGCCAATGCCCGCTTCCGCAAAGGCGGCATCCGTTTCACGGAGATCTA harbors:
- a CDS encoding cell division protein FtsQ/DivIB, producing MSGKRSKARRRRRRARRFVLRFLFFAAVLAALAFVFQLKTVVVRGNLHETPEEITEMILSRPVFGNTLLAKAFNTNRRIESDGFVEKLDVRILSPDTIRVYVTERNFVGCLTSGGRWWYFDSAGAVRASALSRTDGEQIPPVEGLELGSDPAVGKALPITNTKVFSMLGVLSNLVSADSTLMPDMVTFDGKSSMTLTYGDITVLLGTGEKLELRIRKMGEVLPAIEGKYKGTLHLETYDGSQSNLIFDPSGS
- the ftsZ gene encoding cell division protein FtsZ — translated: MLEITSNEAESEARIIVVGVGGAGNNAVNRMVDETIGGVEFVGVNTDKQALSLCKAPTIVQIGEKVTKGLGAGAKPEVGEQAATESAEEIKQTLTGADMVFVTCGMGGGTGTGGAPVVASIAKELGCLTVGVVTKPFRFEANKRMENAMRGIEKLQQSVDTLIVIPNDRLLDIVDRRTTMPEALKKADEVLQQAVQGITDLINQPALINLDFADVQTVMTNGGIAHIGIGESKGDDKALEAVQQAVQSPLLETSIQGAKNVIINIRGDISLMDANDAASYVQQMVGDDANIIFGAMYDDSEVDTCKITVIATGLQDADKIAREQAAKKAREAKKAREAKQPFQSSFTAPTFTAPTFTAPNFKAQKSPKADTAPMTLQQPKIQSTVQKQDIQIPDFLKNRNH
- a CDS encoding 1-deoxy-D-xylulose-5-phosphate reductoisomerase, with product MKRIAVLGSTGSIGTQTLDVVRMHPDLLRVTALGCGRSIELLEKQIREFHPAVAAVFDRKAAEDLRARVKDLPVRVVSGMDGLIAMCSSDDVDVVVTGIVGMIGIRPTIAAIEAGKDIALANKETCVTAGHIIMPLARKHQVRILPVDSEHSAIFQSLQGRAGSRIGRIILTASGGPFRRMTAEQLSQVTVKEALAHPTWSMGPKVTIDSASMVNKGLEVIEACWLFNVTPDQVEVVIQPQSAIHSAVEYEDGSILAQMGVSDMRIPIQYALTWPEHLPSPAAQLDLFALGHLDFERPRDDLFRGLPLAISAARTGGSMPCVFNAANEWANARFRKGGIRFTEIYDIIEAAMAAHQVIRDPSVDDILQIEEEIDRRLDETFQES
- the murD gene encoding UDP-N-acetylmuramoyl-L-alanine--D-glutamate ligase; amino-acid sequence: MDFSGKKVLVYGAGKSGIGAVNLLVKLGAHPVLFDEKPGLTGEQMLAGVDEPGEVTVCAGTLPENIAHALDLIVMSPGVPVDLPRVRAWKEAGLPVIGEVELAYRAGHGRVLAVTGTNGKTTTTSLLGDIMRAAVPEVFVVGNIGNAYTGAALRTTERSTVVAEISSFQLETIDTFRPDVSAILNITEDHMNRHHTMEEYIRVKEMITKNQDRTNTCVLNYEDPVLREFAAGCPAKVRFFSSKHTLDEGVYLDGNEIVIAEHGRKTPVVDVTALKLIGMHNYENVMAAVAMAASAGVDLNLIADTARRFRPVEHRIEYVDEKRGVIWYNDSKGTNPDAAIRGIEAMSRPTFLIAGGYDKQSDYDPWIRSFGGRVKKLVLEGATKDNIRVSAVALGFPEEDIVMCGNMHEAMDYCRDHAEEGDAVLLSPACASWGEFPNYEVRGDVFKEYVRKEV
- the frr gene encoding ribosome recycling factor — encoded protein: MNERLKIYDEKMTKTMKSLESELQAVRAGRANPHVLDRIMVDYYGSPTAIQQVANVQVPEARMITITPWEPKMVKAINKAILTSDLGINPSDDGRVIRLVFPELTEDRRKQLVKDVKKKGEGAKVAVRNIRRDGNEMLKKLKKSEEVSEDEVSDDEEQLQKMTDRYIKKIDTAIEEKTKELMTI
- the nrdR gene encoding transcriptional regulator NrdR, whose amino-acid sequence is MKCPYCGNPDTRVVDSRPVDDNSSIRRRRVCDECGRRFTSYERVEMVPLVVIKKDRTREIFDRSKIEAGVLRACHKRPISAQQVHDLVDNVETEIYNRGEREVSSTEIGELVMDRLKDLDPVAYVRFASVYREFKDAATFMDELKKLLE
- the pyrH gene encoding UMP kinase, producing MRRVLLKLSGEALAGEKKTGFDEETVTRVAVQVKEILAEGIQVAIVIGGGNFWRGRTSHAIDRTKADQIGMLATVMNCIYVSEIFRSQGMRTNVMTPFAVGAFTELFSKDRAVELLEQGEVVFFAGGTGHPYFSTDTGVVLRAIEMEADEILLAKAVDGVYDSDPKTNPDARKYDSVSIDEVVEKQLGVVDGAAAVMAKENRMPMLVFGLNGENSIAKAARGVVSGTRVTV